A window of Cottoperca gobio chromosome 16, fCotGob3.1, whole genome shotgun sequence contains these coding sequences:
- the LOC115021791 gene encoding HEPACAM family member 2 — MRQPLLLLRLSLAVLLSANVLAQEQVQIQFQTDPVLVPTGSEIVFTVLTVSQIFSMKWQFQVTVTVGQWTSGTPAVNPGTQFEGRVTITANQLRIGGAQLRDAGDYTVEVTPDATTGLATNSRSIQLRVFDTVAGVSMVVPSVAVEGRNLSLMCRWTAGTDITVQWGKGGATVTNDSRITVSGGSLVINPATRGDAGDYSCTVSNLVSAQTATQRITVYYGPDTPVLTKETPKECVGGGDVLVGQEVRLTCMSDSLPPALFSWQRDGQTVASGQPDSGVLSVQTFSTDESGRYVCTARNRITGGTSVQGTDLAIVDTCLNVGEVVGIVIGCLLLLLIIALLIVLIVFLIRRRRAQRQSDATLLVQKTNPNPRPIPADPQTNGARDLGQGPHPPLYHVNTHTRHPDRLYTAPHESRGNPQTLPLNGLHYSDTHQHNGRTHTNGLLHNASQNANSYPHNGIDNRAFTHTDAQNANTLPEYSAAKS; from the exons ATGAGACAACCTTTGCTCCTTCTCCGTCTGTCGTTGGCAG TCCTCCTCTCTGCCAACGTGCTGGCTCAAGAGCAGGTACAGATCCAGTTCCAGACCGACCCGGTGCTGGTTCCAACTGGTTCTGAGATAGTGTTCACGGTGCTGACAGTGTCCCAGATTTTCTCCATGAAATGGCAGTTCCAAGTAACAGTCACTGTGGGTCAGTGGACCTCAGGAACCCCGGCGGTTAACCCGGGAACCCAGTTCGAGGGCAGGGTCACCATCACTGCCAACCAGCTCCGAATCGGAGGCGCCCAGCTCCGAGATGCGGGCGACTACACGGTGGAGGTGACCCCCGATGCTACAACAGGCCTCGCTACTAACTCCAGATCGATACAGCTGAGGGTGTTTG ATACAGTGGCAGGGGTGAGTATGGTCGTTCCCTCGGTGGCGGTGGAAGGGAGAAATCTGTCTCTGATGTGCAGATGGACCGCTGGGACAGATATTACAGTCCAGTGGGGCAAAGGAGGCGCCACAGTCACCAACGACTCCAGGATCACCGTCTCAGGTGGCTCTCTGGTCATCAACCCAGCCACACGGGGAGATGCCGGGGATTACTCTTGTACCGTCAGCAACCTTGTCAGCGCCCAAACTGCCACCCAGAGAATCACTGTCTACT ATGGCCCCGACACCCCCGTGCTAACCAAGGAGACGCCGAAAGAGTGTGTCGGGGGAGGGGATGTGTTGGTGGGACAGGAGGTGCGTCTCACCTGCATGTCTGACTCGCTGCCCCCTGCCCTCTTCTCATGGCAACGTGACGGACAGACGGTCGCATCCGGCCAGCCGGACAGCGGGGTGCTCAGCGTTCAGACTTTCTCAACGGATGAGAGCGGCCGGTACGTCTGCACGGCCAGAAACCGCATCACCGGAGGCACGTCGGTGCAGGGCACAGACTTGGCCATCGTAG ACACTTGTCTAAATGTCGGGGAAGTGGTGGGGATTGTGATTGgctgtttgctgctgctccTAATCATCGCGCTCCTCATCGTGCTCATTGTCTTTCTCATCCGAAGGAGGAGGG CACAGAGACAAAGTGATGCTACTTTGCTTGTGCAGAAGACCAACCCAAATCCCAGGCCTATA CCTGCAGATCCACAAACTAATGGTGCAAGGGATTTGGGCCAAGgaccccacccccccctctatcacgtgaacacacacacacgccatccCGACCGCTTGTACACAGCCCCGCATGAAAGCCGAGGCAACCCACAGACCCTGCCGCTGAACGGGCTGCATTACTCcgacacacaccaacacaatgGTCGTACCCACACAAATGGACTCCTACACAATGCCTCTCAGAACGCCAATTCATACCCACACAATGGCATTGACAACCGGGCTTTCACGCACACTGATGCTCAGAATGCAAACACTCTTCCCGAATACTCAGCAGCAAAATCCTAA